A single genomic interval of Brevibacillus brevis harbors:
- a CDS encoding threonine/serine exporter family protein yields MLLQGLALSFASSVAWCVLFNVPVRTIVAGGFAGVIGFLVYSILPIYGAEVLLSTFVSAAAVSLLSQLLSIILRVPSTNFSVAGIIPLVPGSLAYKAMLAFVNNDYVGGITLATKTLMVAGAIASGLIFGISVLTIWKGARYAGKRAQRD; encoded by the coding sequence ATGTTGTTACAAGGATTGGCGCTTAGCTTCGCCTCTTCAGTAGCGTGGTGTGTGCTGTTCAATGTGCCGGTTCGAACAATCGTAGCGGGTGGTTTCGCCGGAGTGATCGGTTTTCTCGTCTACTCCATTCTTCCTATCTACGGTGCAGAGGTCTTGTTGTCGACGTTTGTTTCAGCTGCTGCTGTCTCTTTGCTCAGTCAGCTCTTATCTATTATACTGCGGGTCCCTTCTACGAATTTTAGCGTCGCGGGCATTATTCCACTGGTACCGGGATCGTTGGCTTACAAAGCCATGCTTGCCTTCGTGAATAATGATTATGTCGGAGGGATTACTCTGGCGACCAAGACATTGATGGTGGCCGGCGCGATTGCTTCTGGACTTATATTTGGAATTTCGGTTCTGACGATTTGGAAAGGAGCCCGCTATGCTGGCAAGCGTGCGCAACGAGATTGA
- the tilS gene encoding tRNA lysidine(34) synthetase TilS, with protein MLASVRNEIESEGLLLPGETVVVGISGGNDSTALLHILASLNKQYQYHWKLHAVHLNHGFRGEEARQDALYAEELCRELGVAFHLFEYDVPAYMEKTGLGGQEASRDIRYRLYREVGLAQGATKLALAHHADDQVETILFRFVRGSRLQGLTGMPKRRMLADCPIELVRPLLHKTRQELEGYCREHHLFPREDSSNQSRKYTRNLLRLDVMPILEKVNDKYREHILATAEAIRQDEALLMRLAIEQLEMVTIRKKPEAFLMDNDKFQTCDVALQRRMITLILSYLSKHTEWSSQHVETVLHMLGGSRPSAELHLPNDLVVDRVYERITFRRRKRQDRIHTYSYELAVPGVTWIDESKATVHITYLEGPMDWERLPANEAVFDADQLPGSLYLRNRKPGDRITLFGSADGKKLKDLLIDAKFPRAWRDKLPLLTAGDEVILVPGVRRSAVAPVNGQTRRFLHVRVEFGEDWREVFS; from the coding sequence ATGCTGGCAAGCGTGCGCAACGAGATTGAGTCCGAGGGGCTTTTGCTTCCAGGTGAGACTGTTGTTGTCGGAATTTCCGGCGGCAACGATTCTACCGCACTGTTGCATATATTGGCTTCTCTCAATAAACAATACCAGTATCATTGGAAGCTGCATGCTGTCCATCTGAACCACGGCTTTCGTGGGGAAGAAGCAAGACAGGACGCACTCTATGCAGAAGAGCTGTGTCGTGAACTCGGCGTGGCCTTCCACCTCTTTGAGTATGACGTCCCCGCTTATATGGAAAAAACGGGACTGGGCGGGCAAGAAGCAAGTCGCGACATTCGCTATCGGCTGTATCGAGAGGTAGGTCTGGCGCAAGGAGCGACCAAGCTGGCATTGGCCCATCATGCTGACGATCAGGTGGAAACGATTCTTTTTCGTTTTGTGCGAGGCAGTAGGCTACAAGGTCTGACAGGGATGCCGAAGCGAAGAATGCTTGCCGATTGCCCGATTGAGCTCGTGCGTCCGCTCTTGCATAAAACGCGTCAAGAACTGGAAGGCTACTGTCGGGAACATCATCTCTTCCCCCGTGAGGATAGCAGTAACCAATCGCGCAAGTATACGCGCAATCTGCTGCGCCTGGATGTCATGCCCATATTGGAAAAAGTGAATGACAAGTATCGGGAGCATATCTTGGCTACCGCGGAGGCAATCCGGCAGGACGAAGCGCTTTTAATGAGGCTGGCTATTGAGCAGTTGGAAATGGTAACGATTAGGAAAAAGCCAGAAGCATTTTTGATGGACAATGACAAGTTTCAAACTTGTGACGTTGCTTTACAAAGGAGAATGATTACTCTAATATTAAGTTATCTCTCAAAACATACCGAATGGTCTTCGCAACATGTGGAGACCGTTTTGCACATGCTAGGGGGAAGTCGCCCTTCTGCGGAATTGCATTTGCCGAATGACCTGGTAGTCGACCGGGTGTACGAGCGAATCACATTTCGTCGTAGAAAGCGACAGGATCGCATACATACGTATAGTTACGAGCTCGCCGTTCCCGGTGTAACCTGGATCGACGAGAGCAAGGCCACGGTACATATTACTTACCTGGAAGGTCCCATGGATTGGGAGCGACTTCCGGCGAATGAAGCGGTCTTTGATGCCGATCAGTTGCCAGGATCGCTGTATTTGCGTAACCGAAAACCTGGAGACCGCATCACCCTGTTTGGCTCAGCAGATGGAAAGAAGCTAAAGGATTTATTGATTGATGCCAAATTTCCGCGAGCTTGGCGTGACAAACTTCCGCTTTTGACGGCGGGCGATGAGGTGATTTTGGTACCAGGTGTGCGCCGTTCCGCCGTAGCGCCTGTCAATGGACAGACCAGGCGTTTTCTACACGTGCGGGTAGAGTTTGGAGAAGATTGGCGGGAGGTTTTTTCATGA
- the hpt gene encoding hypoxanthine phosphoribosyltransferase, translating into MNQDIEKILLSEEDIAVKVRELGETLAAEYKDKNPLVICVLKGAVIFMADLIRHMNIPCEMDFMAVSSYGSGTESSGMVKILKDLDTSVQNRHVLVVEDIMDSGLTLSRLVELLRHREAASVKVVTLLNKPERRKVDISPDYKGYDVPDEFVVGYGLDYAEHYRNLPYIGVLKPEVYTK; encoded by the coding sequence ATGAATCAAGACATCGAGAAGATTTTGCTATCAGAAGAGGATATCGCGGTAAAAGTTCGAGAATTGGGTGAGACGCTGGCTGCAGAATACAAGGATAAAAATCCGTTGGTCATCTGCGTGCTGAAAGGTGCAGTCATTTTCATGGCTGATCTGATCCGTCACATGAACATTCCGTGCGAAATGGACTTCATGGCAGTTTCCAGCTACGGAAGTGGAACAGAGTCCTCTGGCATGGTGAAAATCTTGAAGGATCTCGATACATCTGTGCAAAACAGACACGTACTGGTTGTAGAAGACATCATGGACAGTGGACTGACACTGAGCCGCTTGGTAGAGCTGTTGCGCCATCGGGAAGCTGCTTCTGTAAAAGTGGTGACTCTCTTGAATAAACCAGAGCGTCGCAAGGTGGATATTTCACCGGATTACAAGGGTTACGATGTTCCAGACGAATTCGTTGTGGGATATGGCTTGGACTATGCTGAGCACTACCGTAATCTGCCTTATATCGGTGTATTGAAGCCTGAGGTCTACACGAAGTAG
- the ftsH gene encoding ATP-dependent zinc metalloprotease FtsH — protein MNRFFRNTGFYLLIFLVTVGIVNFILSGTDKVGKLTYQEFRVQLKADNVTELALRPENGTYRVEGTLAKAIPGQESNKFFTNVPLYDSDVVKLVEEKIDAQKVKNVAFNPAEGNSIWLTFLTSIIPFVIIFILFFFLLNNAQGGGSRVMNFGKSRAKLYNEEKKRVTFDDVAGADEEKAELEEVVDFLKDNRKFNAVGARIPKGVLLVGPPGTGKTLLARAVAGEAGVPFFSISGSDFVEMFVGVGASRVRDLFENAKKNAPCIIFIDEIDAVGRQRGAGLGGGHDEREQTLNQLLVEMDGFGGNEGIIMIAATNRPDILDPALLRPGRFDRQITVDRPDIKGREAVLKVHARNKPIGEDVKLEVIARGTSGFTGADLENLLNEAALLTARRNKKQITMTEVDEAIDRVIAGPAKKSRVVSEDERRLVAFHEAGHTIIGYHLRNAEMVHKVTIIPRGQAGGYTVMLPKEDRFFATKTDLLDKIVGLLGGRVAEELVLGDISTGAHNDFQRATAIARSMITEYGMSKLGPMQFGKSQGQVFLGRDYGNERNYSDKIAYEIDLEMQNIINECYAKCTELLTKHRDQLDLIANTLLRVETLDADQIKQLIETGKMDNDPDANKDVVVNIQPKLEEVEVKEEPKQEDTNEEPKQ, from the coding sequence ATGAATCGCTTTTTTCGTAATACCGGGTTCTACCTACTGATTTTTCTTGTCACGGTCGGGATCGTGAATTTCATCCTCTCCGGTACTGATAAGGTTGGGAAACTTACATATCAGGAATTCCGGGTACAGCTAAAAGCTGACAACGTCACTGAGTTGGCGCTTCGACCAGAGAATGGTACTTACAGGGTCGAGGGTACGTTGGCAAAAGCTATTCCGGGACAGGAAAGCAACAAATTTTTTACCAATGTTCCTTTGTATGACTCAGATGTTGTTAAGCTAGTCGAAGAGAAAATCGATGCACAAAAGGTGAAGAATGTAGCGTTCAATCCTGCGGAGGGCAACAGCATTTGGCTCACGTTCTTGACCTCTATCATTCCTTTTGTCATCATCTTCATCCTGTTTTTCTTTCTTCTGAACAATGCCCAAGGTGGCGGAAGCCGAGTCATGAACTTCGGTAAAAGCCGCGCGAAGCTTTACAACGAAGAAAAGAAACGCGTTACCTTTGACGACGTAGCAGGAGCGGACGAAGAAAAGGCTGAGCTGGAGGAAGTCGTTGATTTCCTGAAAGACAACCGCAAGTTCAATGCGGTTGGTGCTCGTATTCCAAAAGGGGTACTGCTCGTAGGTCCTCCGGGTACAGGTAAAACCTTGCTCGCACGCGCTGTTGCAGGCGAAGCTGGTGTACCGTTCTTCAGTATCTCCGGTTCTGACTTCGTGGAAATGTTCGTTGGGGTGGGTGCATCCCGCGTACGTGACCTGTTTGAAAATGCGAAGAAAAATGCTCCTTGCATTATCTTTATTGACGAGATTGACGCCGTGGGTCGTCAACGCGGAGCTGGACTCGGCGGCGGCCACGACGAACGCGAGCAAACTCTCAACCAGTTGCTCGTAGAGATGGACGGTTTTGGTGGAAACGAAGGGATCATCATGATCGCTGCGACCAACCGACCTGACATTCTCGACCCAGCTCTCTTGCGTCCGGGACGTTTTGACCGTCAAATTACAGTGGATCGTCCTGATATCAAAGGCCGTGAAGCGGTATTGAAGGTTCATGCCCGTAACAAGCCGATTGGCGAAGACGTGAAGCTGGAAGTGATTGCTCGTGGTACATCGGGCTTCACGGGTGCAGATTTGGAGAACTTGCTAAATGAAGCGGCTCTCTTGACTGCCCGCAGAAACAAAAAGCAAATCACGATGACGGAAGTAGATGAAGCGATTGACCGCGTGATTGCAGGTCCAGCGAAGAAGTCTCGCGTAGTGAGCGAAGACGAACGCCGTCTGGTTGCCTTCCATGAAGCTGGTCATACGATCATCGGATATCACCTGAGAAATGCAGAAATGGTACATAAGGTAACAATCATTCCGCGCGGCCAAGCTGGCGGATACACAGTGATGCTGCCGAAGGAAGACCGTTTCTTTGCTACCAAGACAGACCTGCTCGACAAAATCGTCGGCCTGTTGGGTGGACGTGTTGCGGAAGAATTGGTGCTCGGGGATATTAGTACCGGGGCGCATAATGACTTCCAACGCGCGACTGCTATCGCTCGCAGCATGATTACCGAATACGGAATGAGCAAGCTCGGACCGATGCAATTCGGTAAGAGTCAAGGTCAGGTATTCCTGGGCCGCGACTATGGCAATGAGCGTAACTACTCTGATAAGATTGCCTACGAGATCGATCTCGAAATGCAAAATATTATCAACGAGTGCTACGCAAAGTGTACAGAATTGCTGACGAAGCACCGTGATCAGCTCGATCTGATTGCAAACACGCTGCTCCGTGTAGAGACTCTCGATGCTGACCAGATCAAGCAATTGATCGAAACAGGTAAAATGGATAACGATCCAGATGCAAATAAAGATGTGGTCGTGAATATTCAACCGAAGCTGGAAGAAGTAGAAGTAAAAGAAGAACCAAAGCAAGAAGATACAAACGAAGAACCGAAACAATAA
- a CDS encoding Cof-type HAD-IIB family hydrolase codes for MLLTPGMAAFDMDGTLLTQDSKLTEGTKEALRQLQQQGCKLVLSTGRMYGSAQMPIDSFPFDGYVCSNGGAVFEGDGTLVRRWLLPTEMVIGAIHALRQETIYYELHDTNSNRWMIKEDRERLEATMSEDASVEGFSILNFPYYRLARVEPLAEMLEKVESGEVEIVKFFIWHNEPDRLEWVKEQLKAWSEQVTITSSGKQNVEVIPQGVSKWEGLQYFCEKWGISPEKVMAFGDAENDREALTGAGYSVAMENASDEIKQVAKYIAPHHNEEGVARFIRERVLGEKGE; via the coding sequence ATGTTGCTTACACCAGGCATGGCTGCATTTGACATGGATGGAACCTTACTGACTCAGGATTCAAAGCTGACAGAAGGAACGAAAGAAGCACTTCGCCAATTGCAACAGCAAGGCTGCAAACTCGTTTTGTCTACGGGCAGGATGTATGGCTCCGCTCAAATGCCGATTGATTCCTTTCCTTTTGACGGGTATGTCTGTAGCAATGGGGGCGCTGTTTTTGAAGGGGATGGCACGCTGGTCCGTCGATGGCTCCTTCCTACTGAGATGGTAATCGGTGCGATCCATGCACTAAGGCAAGAAACAATTTATTATGAGCTTCATGATACCAACAGCAATCGCTGGATGATCAAAGAAGACCGTGAGCGTTTGGAAGCGACGATGAGTGAGGACGCATCTGTGGAAGGATTCTCGATCTTGAATTTTCCTTACTACAGGCTCGCTCGTGTAGAGCCATTGGCAGAGATGCTGGAAAAAGTGGAGTCCGGGGAAGTAGAAATCGTCAAATTCTTCATCTGGCATAATGAACCGGATCGTCTGGAGTGGGTGAAAGAGCAGCTGAAGGCATGGAGCGAGCAAGTGACCATCACTTCATCCGGAAAGCAGAATGTCGAGGTGATTCCTCAAGGGGTTTCCAAATGGGAAGGGCTTCAATACTTCTGTGAGAAATGGGGAATCTCCCCAGAGAAAGTAATGGCATTTGGCGATGCAGAAAACGATCGTGAGGCATTAACGGGCGCAGGGTATTCCGTCGCGATGGAAAACGCTTCTGACGAGATCAAGCAGGTGGCCAAATATATCGCCCCACACCACAATGAGGAAGGCGTTGCCCGCTTTATTCGGGAGCGTGTTCTCGGAGAAAAAGGCGAGTAA
- the nadA gene encoding quinolinate synthase NadA gives MDALALEKKAQRNAELRERLLQLKKERNAIILAHFYQRPEIQEVADFIGDSFGLAQKAKETDADVILFCGVHFMGESAKILNPQKTVIIPDERAGCPMADMVNVDGLRKLKAQHPNAKVVAYINTSADVKAETYICCTSSNAKRVIESIDSDEIIWVPDKNLGHYVSQFTDKKMIIWEGYCNTHDQLSVEDIMTLKQQHPEAVVVVHPECRPEVVSLADYVGSTTGILKYCRESSHKEFIIGTEDGTRYMLEKDSPDKTFIFASKYLVCPNMKVNNLKKCVEALENMKPEIFVPKDVADAARASLERMLAVAPA, from the coding sequence ATGGACGCTTTAGCGTTAGAAAAAAAAGCCCAGCGCAACGCTGAGTTACGTGAACGACTACTGCAGTTGAAGAAAGAGCGTAATGCCATCATTCTTGCTCACTTTTACCAACGTCCCGAGATTCAGGAGGTCGCTGACTTCATTGGAGATTCCTTTGGATTGGCGCAGAAAGCGAAAGAAACGGATGCCGATGTGATTTTGTTCTGTGGGGTTCACTTTATGGGAGAAAGTGCAAAAATTCTCAATCCCCAGAAGACCGTCATTATTCCCGATGAACGGGCTGGCTGTCCAATGGCGGACATGGTGAACGTAGACGGACTCCGCAAGCTCAAGGCACAGCATCCAAATGCAAAGGTAGTGGCTTACATCAATACCTCTGCGGATGTGAAAGCAGAAACCTACATCTGCTGTACGTCGTCCAACGCGAAGCGCGTGATCGAGTCGATCGACAGTGATGAGATCATTTGGGTGCCGGACAAAAACCTCGGCCACTATGTATCCCAATTCACGGACAAGAAGATGATCATTTGGGAAGGGTACTGCAATACGCATGACCAACTGTCTGTAGAAGATATCATGACGTTGAAGCAGCAGCACCCAGAGGCTGTGGTAGTCGTTCATCCGGAGTGCCGCCCAGAAGTGGTATCCCTGGCTGACTACGTTGGTTCAACGACCGGAATTTTGAAATACTGCCGTGAGTCTTCGCACAAAGAGTTTATTATCGGAACGGAAGACGGCACACGCTACATGCTGGAAAAGGACAGCCCGGACAAAACGTTCATTTTCGCTTCCAAGTACCTCGTCTGCCCGAATATGAAGGTGAACAACCTGAAGAAGTGCGTCGAGGCGCTGGAGAATATGAAACCGGAGATTTTTGTTCCGAAGGATGTTGCTGATGCGGCACGTGCTTCCTTGGAGCGGATGCTTGCGGTAGCGCCAGCATAA
- a CDS encoding FtsW/RodA/SpoVE family cell cycle protein produces MSENKRIAHYIKEVCGQIKNKEVHPAITLELENHFAEKIEDYREAGYREDEATRIAIAEMGDPVDVGRHLHQAHKPRMEWGIVSIVGTLIAIGLVTLYSLHIAQDSKNLIERQLFGIVIGTVVLVAILFWDYSKLKLFSEALYFNTLIILLYTLLEGKPMNGIQYLDIGSFPIDFIGISPFLFTVALAGIFSKWKENNRYSIVKAFAYFLPPCLLLAFGEYEFAVLLYVGGFIALVIAAKPTKPVVLGFLAMVIACVGGMVYLFAKPYQLDRLIYYLNPYLDPDGNGYIIIQSLKAVESASLWGQGFGASLDTLPALESDFIFAYMVYIFGPIVGMAFFILGVVLMLRFLHAIKRVKDVYGSLLLSGMIVLFFTPFFWSIFMTVGLVPPISVNLPFVGFGTVHTVLQMALMGLVLNIYRRKDIQPLTKAS; encoded by the coding sequence ATGAGCGAAAACAAGCGAATTGCGCATTACATAAAAGAGGTTTGCGGTCAGATTAAGAATAAAGAGGTTCATCCAGCCATTACGCTAGAGTTGGAGAATCATTTCGCCGAAAAGATCGAGGATTATCGTGAGGCTGGATATCGGGAAGATGAAGCGACTCGGATTGCCATTGCGGAGATGGGTGATCCTGTCGATGTAGGGCGTCACCTCCATCAGGCGCATAAACCGCGGATGGAGTGGGGAATTGTTTCGATTGTAGGAACCTTGATCGCCATCGGGCTTGTTACACTATATTCGCTTCATATCGCGCAAGATAGTAAAAATTTGATCGAGAGACAACTGTTCGGCATCGTGATCGGAACAGTCGTCCTCGTGGCTATTCTCTTTTGGGATTACAGTAAATTGAAGCTTTTTAGTGAGGCGTTGTATTTCAACACGTTGATTATACTCCTCTATACACTTCTAGAAGGAAAGCCTATGAATGGTATCCAGTATCTCGATATTGGAAGCTTTCCCATCGATTTTATTGGGATCAGCCCCTTCTTATTCACCGTCGCCCTCGCAGGAATTTTCAGCAAGTGGAAGGAGAACAATCGCTATTCGATCGTCAAAGCGTTTGCGTACTTCCTGCCCCCCTGCCTGCTTCTCGCGTTTGGCGAGTACGAATTTGCCGTTCTCTTGTACGTCGGCGGCTTTATCGCGCTCGTGATCGCTGCCAAGCCTACTAAGCCTGTTGTTCTGGGCTTCCTCGCTATGGTTATTGCGTGTGTCGGTGGAATGGTTTACCTCTTCGCTAAACCTTATCAGTTAGATCGTCTGATTTACTACCTGAATCCTTATCTTGACCCGGATGGAAATGGATATATCATCATTCAATCCTTGAAAGCCGTCGAGTCAGCGAGCTTATGGGGCCAAGGCTTCGGGGCCTCTCTAGATACATTGCCCGCCCTTGAATCTGACTTTATTTTTGCTTACATGGTATATATTTTTGGACCAATTGTAGGGATGGCCTTTTTCATTCTGGGCGTTGTGCTTATGCTTCGTTTCCTCCATGCCATCAAACGGGTAAAAGATGTTTATGGCTCCTTGCTGTTATCCGGCATGATTGTTCTCTTTTTCACCCCGTTTTTCTGGAGTATTTTCATGACGGTCGGTCTGGTTCCGCCAATATCTGTGAATCTGCCATTCGTCGGGTTTGGCACCGTGCATACCGTACTACAAATGGCCTTGATGGGGCTCGTCCTGAACATTTACCGCCGGAAAGACATCCAGCCATTGACCAAAGCTTCTTAA
- a CDS encoding PadR family transcriptional regulator — MAVNKELMKGSTVILILTLLEQKAMYGYEMIKTMETSSNGVLSLKEGTLYPILHTLESEGKVEAFWSEGEGERKRKYYQITREGKKHLKEKKQEWESFRTAVDSVLGGQPI, encoded by the coding sequence GGCAGTACGGTCATTCTCATTCTTACCTTGCTGGAACAAAAGGCGATGTACGGCTATGAGATGATCAAAACGATGGAAACTAGCTCGAACGGTGTGCTGTCTCTCAAGGAAGGCACCCTCTATCCGATTCTTCATACCCTTGAATCTGAAGGAAAGGTCGAGGCATTTTGGAGTGAGGGGGAAGGAGAGCGAAAACGCAAATATTATCAAATCACCCGCGAAGGCAAAAAGCATCTGAAAGAGAAAAAACAGGAGTGGGAATCTTTTCGTACCGCTGTTGACTCCGTATTGGGAGGACAGCCTATATGA